In one window of Helianthus annuus cultivar XRQ/B chromosome 17, HanXRQr2.0-SUNRISE, whole genome shotgun sequence DNA:
- the LOC110923697 gene encoding uncharacterized protein LOC110923697, with product MIEPKENTQADEKKDMMATAYLYQALPEDMIIQVASCKSAKEIWDALKTRHVGADRVPKAHLQTLKTEFEMLKMKEEDIIDSFTARLNSIVTRASGLGSTFDQPTLVRKLLSSVPRRFVQIVATIEQFADLETTTLDETLGRLKAYEERTGLMDENPVYNQEKLMFARRNKNYGRGKHFGNNGQGRFNSSQGKWRDGKFRLEEDEEDHSHDNYGQQRREENSSQNAYKNRSNQRKFGKDLSKIKCYNCQKFGHYASDCPESNQRGEESNLVQEDEEPTLLMAIKEDYNDLLQQACDKNGEAQDGKQDMEKDQGAT from the coding sequence ATGATAGAACCAAAAGAAAATACGCAAGCGGATGAAAAGAAGGATATGATGGCGACCGCTTATTTATATCAAGCACTACCGGAAGATATGATAATACAAGTTGCAAGTTGCAAGAGTGCAAAAGAAATTTGGGATGCATTAAAGACTAGGCACGTCGGTGCAGATCGAGTGCCGAAGGCACATCTTCAAACgctcaaaacagagtttgagatgtTAAAAATGAAGGAGGAAGACATTATCGATTCGTTCACTGCAAGACTAAATAGCATTGTCACGAGGGCGAGTGGTCTTGGATCAACTTTTGATCAACCAACATTAGTACGGAAACTTCTAAGTTCTGTACCGAGAAGGTTCGTTCAAATTGTTGCAACCATTGAACAATTCGCTGATTTAGAAACAACGACGCTAGACGAGACACTTGGAAGATTGAAAGCCTACGAAGAAAGGACCGGTTTGATGGATGAAAACCCGGTATACAACCAAGAGAAACTTATGTTTGCACGACGCAACAAGAACTATGGTCGTGGAAAGCATTTTGGGAACAATGGACAAGGAAGGTTCAATTCATCACAAGGCAAGTGGCGTGATGGAAAGTTCAGActagaagaagatgaagaagatcaTTCACATGATAACTATGGACAACAAAGAAGAGAAGAGAATTCCTCACAGAATGCTTACAAGAATAGAAGCAACCAAAGGAAGTTTGGGAAGGATTTAAGCAAGATTAAATGCTATAATTGCCAAAAGTTTGGTCATTATGCATCAGATTGTCCTGAATCAAATCAAAGAGGAGAAGAATCAAATCTGGTGCAGGAAGACGAGGAACCAACTCTCCTAATGGCAATCAAAGAAGACTACAATGATCTACTACAACAAGCTTGTGATAAAAATGGAGAAGCGCAGGATGGCAAGCAAGACATGGAGAAAGATCAAGGTGCAACTTAA